The genomic DNA CGGGTCGCACCCGGCGCAGGATGCGCACCATCGACGGCAGGCCACGCACCACCTCGCCGGCGAGCCGGACGAGCCCGGACGGGCTCAGGTTGCTCTTGCGCACCACCGGCGCCCGGCAGAGCTGCCACCGGGCGCCGAGGGCGATCATCTCGGCCTTGAGCGGGCCGTCCTGGGTGGCGGCGACCACGACGTGCCACCCGGACTCACGCAGGCCGCGGACGGCTTCGAGGACCATCCGGTCGGATCCGTAGAGATCGGCAGACGGGTTGGCCACGAGGGCCACCCGCCTGCCGATCTCGGGAGGGGCTGAGGTCACGGGCGCGGCGGTCCGACCCACAGCTGGTCGAGGCCGTACACGACGGGCCCGTTGGTCGAGCTGCTGCTCAGGTAGGCGTACATGCCCACCGACCCGGCCGACTGGAAGGCGGCCGTCGAGTCCGAAGCCGTGAGGCTCCACGCCGTCGGCTCCGTCGCCGTGGACTTCCAGACCTTCACGCGCAGGGCCGTCGGCGTGGTGCCGTTGACCTGGAGGCGGACCTTGAGCTGGTCGCCGGCCGCATACGTCACGCCGGCCAGTGTGGCACTGGTCAGGATCGTCTCCGCACCGCTCTGGTTGCGTGTCAGCCACACGGCCACCTGGCCGTTGGCCGCCATGCGGACCTTGGCGCGGTAGTCGACCGTGGCGCTGACCCGGCGCCCGAGGAGGGAGACGTACTGTCCGCCGCCCGTGGGCACCTTGTCGGTCGTGACGGTGGCCGCCACCTCCGTCGTGGTGCTGCTGACCGAGGGGAGGAAGGCCGTGTAGCCGTCCCCGACGTTGAGGCTCACCCGGCCCTGGCCACCTGCGACCGACCAGCGAGCTGCCGGCCCACCGAGGGTCCAGGCGCCGCCGACGTCGGCGGTGCCCCAGCCGCTGGCCAGGGTGCGACCGAAGTCGTCCCGGGCGTACAGCAGGGGTGCCGCCACGGTGACCGGGTCGACCTTGGTGTTGGTCGCACCGCTGTTGTCGGTGACGGTGAGCGACACGGAGTAGGTGCCTGCCGCTGCATACGTGTGGCTGGCCGTGGCGCCGGAGCCGTTGGCGGTCCCGTCACCCCAGTTCCACGAGTACGAGGCGATGGTTCCGTCGGGGTCGCTCGAGCCCGACCCGTTGACCGAGACCGCGAGACCCGCCACCGAGGAGGTGAACGAGGCCGTCGGCGCCTGGTTCGCCGCGACCGTCACCGAGGCGGTCTCGGTGTCGTCCGCGCCGTCGTCGTCGACCACGGTGAGCGTCACCGTGTAGGTGCCCGCCGCCGCATACGTGTGGCTGGCCGTGGCACCGGAGCCGTTGGCGGTCCCGTCACCCCAGTTCCACGAGTAGGAGGCGATGGTGCCGTCCGCATCGGTCGAGGTCGAGCCGTTGACCGAGAGGGTCAGGAAGCTCTTGCTCGAGGTGAACGCCGCCGTCGGCGCCTGGTTCGGCGGGCCGGCCACCGTGACGGTGCCGGTCTTCGTGCCGGTCAGGCCCTTGTCGTCGGTCACCGTGAGGGTCACGGTGTACGTGCCACCCGCGGCGTAGGAGTGGGTGTCCGTGGCGCCGGAGCCCGCAGGCGACCCGTCGCCCCAGTTCCACGCGTACGAGGCGATGCTGCCGTCCGCGTCGGTCGAGGTCGACCCGTCGACCGAGACGTTGAGCAGGTTCTCGGTGTGGGTGAACGCCGCGGTGGGTGCCTGGTTGGCCACCACCGACACGTCCTTGGTGGAGCTGTTGGTGGCGCCGTCGTCATCGGTCACCGTGAGGGTGATCGTGTAGTCACCGGCCGCAGCGTAGGTGTGGGTCGCGTCGACCCCACTACCTGCAGCCGATCCGTCACCCCAGTTCCACGCGTAGGAGGCGATGGTGCCGTCCGCGTCGCTCGACGTGGACCCGTTCACCGACACCGCGAGGAAGTCCTTGGTCACGGTGAAGGCCGAGGTCGGCGCCTGGTTGGGCGGCGGCGCCGTCACCGTCACCGTCTGGGTCGTCGTGCTGGTCCCGCCGCGGTTGTCCGTCACGGTGAGCGTGACCTCGTGGTCACCGGCGGTGGCGTACGTGTGGGTGGCGGTGGCGCCACTGCCTGCGGGCGAGCCGTCACCCCAGTTCCACGAGTACGACGCGATGGTGCCGTCCGGGTCGCTCGAGCCGGAGCCGTTGACCGACAGGTCGAGGAAGGACTCCGTGTGGGAGAACGACGCCGTCGGGAGCTGGTTGGCGAGCTGCCCACCACCGGCCTGGAAGTGCGCCTTCACGGTGCTCGCCGAGAGCACGGTCGAGTAGACCGCGGCCTCGTCGATCGTGGCGTCGAGGAACGGGCTGCAGCAACCCCAGTGGTTGTCGCCACCCACGCGCCAGTACCCGGCATAACCCTGGGCGTCGGTCTGGCCGTTCGTGCCCACCAGGACACCGTCCACGTACAGGGCCATGCCGACGACGTCGCTCTGGGTGGCCACCACGTGGTGCCACTGACCGTCGTTGAGGGCGTTCGCAGTGGTGATGGTGTTGGTGAACCCGGTCCAGACCCCGAAGGTGACCTTCCCGTCGTTGCTCATGTAGACGTGCCGGTCGTAGCAGCCCGAGGTGTCGGTCTGGCTGCACCCGAACCCGATGATCTTTCCACCGTTGTTGGTCGTGGTCTTGAACCACGACTCGATCGTGTAGTTGTGCGGGTTGTTGAACTCCTGGTTGGAGGACACGAAACCGTTGCTGCCGTTGAAGCTCGCGGCGGTGTCGCTCGTGCCGGTCACGGCTCCGGCTGCGCCCAGGGTGTATCCGCCCCGGTACGTGCCGTCGGACTCGTTGGGTCCGGAGTCCTTCGCCGTGGTGCCCGTGGCCTCGCCGAGGCGCCAGTACAGGTCCGGGCCGGAGTCCCACACGGCCTGCCCGTAGGCGTCGGCCGGACGGGTCGGACCGCTGACGGTACGACCGCTGTCGCTGAAGTGGTCCTGCACCTGGGCCAGCGAGAGGCCGGTCGGGTAGATCGCCACGTCGTCGATGTCACCCTGGAAGAAGGCGTTGCCGTTCCAGGGGCTGTCACCACCGATGCGCCAGTACCCGTCGTACGGCTGGGCCGTCGTCGTGCCGCCGTTGCGGCCGACGCGCTTGCCGTCGACGTACAGCGTCACGCCGGTCGGGTCGAGGCTGCCGACGACGTGGTGCCACTGGCCGTCGTTGAACGACTGCGAGGTGTTCACGGTGTACATGCCGTTGTTGTAGACACCGAAGTACACGCGTCCCTGGGGGTCCATGTAGGCGTGCCGGTCGTAGTTGTTGCTCAAGCCGGTCGCCTGGTTGCCGAAGCCGATGATCTTGCCACCGCTGGTGGAGGTGGTCCTGAACCACGCCTCGACGCTGAAGACGTTGGGGCCGGTGATCGGCGCGCTGTTCACCGCGTAGCCGGTCGACCCGTCGAAGCTCGTCGAACCGTCGCTGTCGCCACTGATGGCGCCCGTCTGGCCACGGGTGTACGTGCCGTTGAGGGTCGCGTCGTCGAAGGCGACGTGGTCGAGCACCGCGGCGCCGGTGGGCTCACCGAGGCGCCAGAAGTGCTCCGCACCGTCGGCGAGGACCTGCGACTCGTAGGCGCTGGGAGCACCGGCCCCGATGGTCACGGTGTTGGACACCGGGCTCCACAGGATGTTGCCGTCCGGGTCGGTGATGCGCACCTGGTAGCGGTGCGTCGAGCCGGGAGCGAGCCCGGTGTCGATGAAGCCCATCTTGGGCAGGGTCCAGAAGTTGCTCTTGCCCGTGGTCTCGTGGACCCAGGTGTTGTTGTCGCGGAGCACCTCGTACTTGAGGGTCTCGTCGTCCTGGTCCCAGGCACTGCCCCACGACACCCGCGCCGTGCCGGACGTCAGTGACACCGCGGTCGTCGCCGGGGTCGGGGTCGCCGGCACGGTCGAGTACGACGGACCGGACTTCTTGGGAGCGCCCGCCTTGGTGCGGAAGCGCACGAGGCCCTGCTGGGCGACGTTGTTGACGCGCGGGAACTCACCGCCGTAGACGAGCCACTGGCCGTCCGACGAGGCGTCCACCGCCCAGCCGGCCTGGCGCGAGCTCGTGTACGAGCCGAAGGCGAAGTTGGGGTACCAGTGCAGGCCCTTGGCGTAGGGCAGACCGATGAGGCCGTAGGTGCTGCCCCACCCGTAGGCGTCGTCCTTGGTGGCGATGTCCGTGGCGTGGGAGTACTGCGCCGCGGCCTTCTGCCAACGCACGCGCGGGTTCGTGTCGGGCCAGCCGCCGATGACGGTGCAGTCGTGCTGGTGCGAGGCGTTGTACAGGACGTCACCCGCAGGGGCGATGTCGTAGGTGTCACCGAGGCAGTCGTTGACCCAGTTGATCTGGCCGGACATCGGGTCGACGGCGAAGGTGCCCTCGTAGGCCGCGCCCGCGCCGAACGCGTAGCTCGTGCCGTAGATCTGGGACCCGTCGCTCTTCACCGAGGTGATGGCGCCGTTCGCACCGGCCGCGCGGATCTTCTCCTGCGCCGGCCACGGGTTGACGCTGCCGTCCGAGGCGTTGAGCGACCCCATGCCGTAGGCGGGCTGGCCGCTCAACGTCGTGAAGGAGCCGGAGGGGATGACCCTGGACTTGTCCGGCGACATCGTCATCGCCCAGACGTAGCCACCCGCCGCCGCGGGAGCCCACGACGTCATGGCGCCGTTGCTCACCGAGAAGGCCGCCAGCCGCGTGCGGGCGACCCCGTTGGCGGAGGTGAAGTTGCCGCCGACGTAGAGCGTCGTCGGCGTGATGCCGAAGCCGCGGACCTGACCGCCCACGTTCGGGGGGACGAAGCCACCGCCGGCGACCAGCGAACCGTCGGCGGGGTTGAGCGCAGCGACGTGGCCGCGGGCCGTGCCGTTGACGGTCGTGAAGTCACCGCCGACCCACAGGCGGCTGCCGTCCGCGGACGCCCGGATGACCAGCCCCTGGGCGTTCAGGCCCGGATTGGTGCTGAAGGAGCTGACGCGCTCCCCCGTCGACAGGCGGTAGGCGAAGATGTTGTTCGCGACGACCTCACCGGCACCGCCCGCAGCGACGCCCGGCGGACGGGCTCGGGTGAACGAACCGGTGACGTAGACGACGTCACCGACGATCGCCTGGCTCCACACGACGCCGTTGATCTGCCACGTCGGCAGGGCGTCCGAGCTGACGGTCTGCGGATCGGGCACGGCGGCGGGTGGGGCGGGGTCCACCGCCTGCGCGGGTGAGGCCAGTGCGGCCATCCCGGTCAGGGCCATGGCCACCGTGACCACGCCCACCCCGACCTTGCGAGACCACCGAGCTACCGGTCCACGCGTCATGACGTCCTCTTCTTCCCCTGCTGGCAGCAGGACATCCCGGTTGTTCATCAGTTGCGAGGCCCGACCCACAGGTCGTCGACGCCGTAT from Pedococcus aerophilus includes the following:
- a CDS encoding PKD domain-containing protein: MTRGPVARWSRKVGVGVVTVAMALTGMAALASPAQAVDPAPPAAVPDPQTVSSDALPTWQINGVVWSQAIVGDVVYVTGSFTRARPPGVAAGGAGEVVANNIFAYRLSTGERVSSFSTNPGLNAQGLVIRASADGSRLWVGGDFTTVNGTARGHVAALNPADGSLVAGGGFVPPNVGGQVRGFGITPTTLYVGGNFTSANGVARTRLAAFSVSNGAMTSWAPAAAGGYVWAMTMSPDKSRVIPSGSFTTLSGQPAYGMGSLNASDGSVNPWPAQEKIRAAGANGAITSVKSDGSQIYGTSYAFGAGAAYEGTFAVDPMSGQINWVNDCLGDTYDIAPAGDVLYNASHQHDCTVIGGWPDTNPRVRWQKAAAQYSHATDIATKDDAYGWGSTYGLIGLPYAKGLHWYPNFAFGSYTSSRQAGWAVDASSDGQWLVYGGEFPRVNNVAQQGLVRFRTKAGAPKKSGPSYSTVPATPTPATTAVSLTSGTARVSWGSAWDQDDETLKYEVLRDNNTWVHETTGKSNFWTLPKMGFIDTGLAPGSTHRYQVRITDPDGNILWSPVSNTVTIGAGAPSAYESQVLADGAEHFWRLGEPTGAAVLDHVAFDDATLNGTYTRGQTGAISGDSDGSTSFDGSTGYAVNSAPITGPNVFSVEAWFRTTSTSGGKIIGFGNQATGLSNNYDRHAYMDPQGRVYFGVYNNGMYTVNTSQSFNDGQWHHVVGSLDPTGVTLYVDGKRVGRNGGTTTAQPYDGYWRIGGDSPWNGNAFFQGDIDDVAIYPTGLSLAQVQDHFSDSGRTVSGPTRPADAYGQAVWDSGPDLYWRLGEATGTTAKDSGPNESDGTYRGGYTLGAAGAVTGTSDTAASFNGSNGFVSSNQEFNNPHNYTIESWFKTTTNNGGKIIGFGCSQTDTSGCYDRHVYMSNDGKVTFGVWTGFTNTITTANALNDGQWHHVVATQSDVVGMALYVDGVLVGTNGQTDAQGYAGYWRVGGDNHWGCCSPFLDATIDEAAVYSTVLSASTVKAHFQAGGGQLANQLPTASFSHTESFLDLSVNGSGSSDPDGTIASYSWNWGDGSPAGSGATATHTYATAGDHEVTLTVTDNRGGTSTTTQTVTVTAPPPNQAPTSAFTVTKDFLAVSVNGSTSSDADGTIASYAWNWGDGSAAGSGVDATHTYAAAGDYTITLTVTDDDGATNSSTKDVSVVANQAPTAAFTHTENLLNVSVDGSTSTDADGSIASYAWNWGDGSPAGSGATDTHSYAAGGTYTVTLTVTDDKGLTGTKTGTVTVAGPPNQAPTAAFTSSKSFLTLSVNGSTSTDADGTIASYSWNWGDGTANGSGATASHTYAAAGTYTVTLTVVDDDGADDTETASVTVAANQAPTASFTSSVAGLAVSVNGSGSSDPDGTIASYSWNWGDGTANGSGATASHTYAAAGTYSVSLTVTDNSGATNTKVDPVTVAAPLLYARDDFGRTLASGWGTADVGGAWTLGGPAARWSVAGGQGRVSLNVGDGYTAFLPSVSSTTTEVAATVTTDKVPTGGGQYVSLLGRRVSATVDYRAKVRMAANGQVAVWLTRNQSGAETILTSATLAGVTYAAGDQLKVRLQVNGTTPTALRVKVWKSTATEPTAWSLTASDSTAAFQSAGSVGMYAYLSSSSTNGPVVYGLDQLWVGPPRP